TCGGTAAAAGAATGCCGGTACTCGTCCTTATCTATCTTGCCGTCCACCGTGCTGGAGCATCGATCATATTGAGGCAGGAGGCATATGGTCTCTCCGCCCCAGGCCGATATCGACAGCAACAGACAGAGTATCGAGAACACTGTCTTCATTTGGCTCCTCCTCGGTAAATTATTTTTCATCGGTTTTTTTGATGGTATCGGTCTGGGAACTGGTCTGCACGGGCATATCGTCGGCCCTCTCCGGTTTTCCCAGCAGCAGGGTCCCGGTGTTCTTTTTGGAAGGACGGCCCTTGAAGGAGGTTTTTTTGCTGTGAAAGGCCAGAACATATGACATCGGCTGGCCCGGCACTATCACCTGCCCGTTGGAAAGGGCCAGGGGCATGGCGAATTCTATGACGGTGCCGGTGGGATTGGATCCGGTGGCAAAGTTCACCAGGGAGGGCTTGTCTATGGGCTTGTGGGTGGAGACCCAGCTGCCCACATGTTCGTCCACCCTTCCGCCGCCTGGTTTGTGGTATCCGATGACCATGGAGGTCCCCCTGATCTTGCTGTTGCCGAAGGCGATGGCCACCCATCCCCGGGCCGGGCTCTGCAGGGCGACATACAGCAGCCTGCCGTCGCTCACCCAGCTGACGCCGATGCCGGTCTGGGAATCCACGAAATTGGTGGGGTATTCCTCCGGCCCCACCTGCCCGTCTACCTTGACGCTTACCGTGTTCAGATTCAGTATGCCGTGCGGTTTGCTTTGGGCCCAGCAGAACGAAGCCGATAAAAGGCTTAACGAAATCAAAATAAGTTTTTTCATTTTTTGTCTCCTTGAATTTATATTTTTGGTCATTTTTATTTTGCCAGGCAGTTGAGCACCTCTCCCACATACATCCGGTGATAGTCCTTGATGGGGTAGTTCTTGTGGATCTCGGGGTCCAGAAATTTCTGGGGATCGATATCATGGTAATATATCTTGCGGCATTCCAGCACCAGGCGGGCCTGCTCGTAATATACCGCCCCGGTCACCCCCGAAAGCGGGGTCAGTCCGGTCTCCTTGACCTTGTCGACGTTCCGTCCTGACTTGGTGCCGCAGAGCTCCAACACCTTCCGGTATTTCTCCGGGTAAACCGAAAGGCTGTAATACTGCTCCCGCTCCATGAACCCGTAGGTATGGCGGTTGGGACGGACAAAGCAGAAGGCCACCGGTCTGTGCCACAGTATCCCCAGCCCGCCCCAGCTGGCGGTCATGCTATTGAAGGAACCAGCTTTGCCGGCAGTTATCAGCATCCAATCCTTGTCGATCAGCTTGAAAACATTATCGCCGATCTGCTCGGGGTCGATATTTTTAAACTGGTTTGCCATGGATATTCCTCGCCTTCTGGTTTATTATTCCTGTTCCGCCAGCCAGTCCAGGGCCCGGTCAATGCTGTCAAAAAGGTGGATCTTGCGCCCGATAAGCGTTGACAGAGTCTGGTAGACCACCTTCTTGATGCCGGTGATCCCCACCGCCGCGCTGGCCTTGATATGGGGGGTCACCTCCACCGAGAATTTTTTCAGGCGATCCACCGCCTGGGGCGAATAATGGGTGTTTACCAGCACGGTCAGCAGCAGCACCGATTTCTCAGGGCGGCCGGCGATGATGCCCTGGGTCCGGTCGAAGACGGCAATGTTCTCCTCGATGCTCTTGGAGTCGGTCAGGTCCTGTACCAGGATCTCCCGGCCTTTATGGTTCAGATATTTCACCCTTTCCATCTATCGCCTCCTGGTTGATTATTACTGCTGCCCGGCCAACCAATCCTTGGCCGCCTCCGCGTCGTCGAAGGGCATTAT
The sequence above is drawn from the Candidatus Edwardsbacteria bacterium genome and encodes:
- a CDS encoding DOMON domain-containing protein codes for the protein MKKLILISLSLLSASFCWAQSKPHGILNLNTVSVKVDGQVGPEEYPTNFVDSQTGIGVSWVSDGRLLYVALQSPARGWVAIAFGNSKIRGTSMVIGYHKPGGGRVDEHVGSWVSTHKPIDKPSLVNFATGSNPTGTVIEFAMPLALSNGQVIVPGQPMSYVLAFHSKKTSFKGRPSKKNTGTLLLGKPERADDMPVQTSSQTDTIKKTDEK
- a CDS encoding flavin reductase; the encoded protein is MANQFKNIDPEQIGDNVFKLIDKDWMLITAGKAGSFNSMTASWGGLGILWHRPVAFCFVRPNRHTYGFMEREQYYSLSVYPEKYRKVLELCGTKSGRNVDKVKETGLTPLSGVTGAVYYEQARLVLECRKIYYHDIDPQKFLDPEIHKNYPIKDYHRMYVGEVLNCLAK